Part of the Enterobacter pseudoroggenkampii genome, GCGACGCAAACGGCATTTTAATGCTGAGCATCAGCACACTCGAAAAAAATCAATCGACCTTGAGTTCGTTGTCTGGCAACGTCTGGCTGGGCTGGCACAACGACGGGGTAAAACGCTTTCGGAAACCATCGTGCAGTTGATTGAGGATGCCGAACATAAAGAGAAGTACGCCAACCAGATGTCGACGCTGAAGAGCGACCTTCAGGCGCTGTTGGGTAAAAAGTAGATTTTTCTTTTCTTCAGACAATAAAAAACCCCGCATGGCGGGGTTTTTTTATAAGACGTTAACTTATGCCGCTGGCTGAGTTACAACGTCTTTGATGCCTTTAACTTCGATCTCTACGCGACGATCTGGAGCCAGGCAGTCGATCAGTGCAGCGCGAGCTTTCACGTTGTCACAGGTGTTGCCAGTAACTGGGTTAGATTCGCCCATACCACGTGGGGAGATCTTGTTAGCTGGGATACCTTTAGAGATCAGGTAATCAACAACAGACTGAGCACGTTTCTCAGACAGTTTCTGGTTGTAAGCGTCAGAACCGATACGGTCGGTGAAGCCCAGAACCACTACAGAACCGTCTTTAGGATCCAGGTTGCTCAGCTGAGAGTACAGCTGATCCAGTGCCTGCTGACCTTCTGGTTTCAGAGTCGCTTTGTTGAAGTTGAACAGAACGTCAGACTTCAGAGTGAAGTGCTTGGTCTGTACTTCTGGAGCTGGAGCCGGCGCTGGAGCAACAACTGGTGCTGCTTCTTCCTGCTGGCCGAAACGGTAGGAAACACCTACGCTCAGCATGCCGTTGTCTGGACGAACACCAACGGTGTTGCCGTCGCCGATGTTGTTAACCCACTGGTATTCCAGACGGGTAGCGATGTCACGGGTCATAGCCCACTCAACGCCACCAGCGAATACTGGGGAAACACCGGTGTCATGGTCGCTACCAACCTGGTTGTTGCTGGAGTCAGCGCGCCATACCATGCCGCCCAGACGGGTGTACACGTCCAGATCGTCAGTTACTGGGTAACCCAGTTTAGCGGTCAGCTGAACGCCCTGTGCTTTGAAAGCGCCGTTTACGGTGTCGCCTTTGTATGGCATACGACCTAACCAGTCGTAACCCATTTCAAAACCAACATACGGGTTAACCTGATAGCCACCGAACGCACCTGCACCAAGCTGGCTCTCGTGAGTCGGGCCATCGTTGTTCAGGTCTTTGTTGTACCAGCCGGTGTCGTGGAACTGAGACCAGCCCAGTTTACCACCTGCATACCAGGTATTATCTTTCGGAGCGGCCTGCGCTACGGTAGCGAAGCCAGCCAGTGCCACTGCAATCGCGATAGCTGTCTTTTTCATTTTTTGCGCCTCGTTATCATCCAAAATTCGCCATGAAAGTCTCAAGAGAGAATCACGGTTAAATCCTTCACCGGGGGGCGTGGTCAAATATAAATCTACCGATATCTTCGGCTTAGGCCGAGCACCCCTGGCGATGTAAAGTCTACAACGTAGCTGAAAACTTACAAGTGTGAAGTCTGTCAGGCATATGAAAAAAAAAGTTCCGTATACCGATTATTTAACATTTTTAGAACGAATTTTGTGCAATAAAATGAAGGAGAACCGCACCAGACAAGCCTTGCCGCAATTTTCAGACCGGGAACTTTAATGCCATCTTGTGGTCGAAAAAAATTCCAGGAAAAATCTTAATTTCACTCAATGATACAAATTTGAGTGAATTTTTAGCCCAGAAAGTTGTCCTCTGCGGTAAGAATCCGATCGAACCGGACGCATAATGAACCCGATCGCACTCCCTTCTTCAGCGGCTTCAGTCAGACGGAAATGTTCCTCTTCCGTCAATTCTTCGGGTAACCATCCAATTACCACGCTGTAATTTCCGGTGCGTAACGCGCGGATCATCGACTCAACGGTATCGCACGGTGAGAGCTGATTAATCTGCATGACCTTGGTCAGCGGAAGGCCAGCGGACTGAACCCACTCACGGCTCAGTTTTTGCTGAGGCGTTAGCCAAAGCTGCCAGCGCGATTGCTGACCAAGCTGTTGTAATAACGGCAACAACAGAAGTTGCGTCAACAGGGGCTGGTCTTCACGATAAACCACTTCACTGATAAGCCCTGTGGAAACACGCTCGACGGAATTCTGCGCGACATTGCCTGCGGCAGAAGAGAGAGAGATTGCGCGATTTGCATAGCCTGAAGTGTGCATATTCATTCCAGCCCTGTAGTTACTGTATGGATATACAGTAACCCCTGTATGCATAAAGATCAACCTCATTTTCGGAAAGCGACTCGCAAAATTCATTCAATCTTGATGCCCCTGGAAAAATCATCTTGCTCAACGGCGATAAGTTGCCTATTTTCCTGCTAACGGATCCGCTAGTAAGAAATTTCGTTGTTACTTTATGATTTTGAAGGGAAATATCATGAAAAAGATATCTTATGAACGGATTTATAAATCCCAGGAATACCTCTCCCCGTTGGGCGAGATTCATCATCGCGCGCTGTTTGGCGGCTACACCCTGGCGGTGGATGATGCGGTTTTTGCCATGGTGTCTGATGGCGAGCTTTATCTTCGGGCTTGTGAGGAGAGTGCGAAATACTGCGTAAAGAATGCCTCCTCATTTTTGACATTGATGAAGCGAGGCCGCCCGGTGCTGCTCAACTATTATCGTGTGGATGACGGATTATGGCAGGACAGGGAGCGGTTGCTTCAGCTCTCCTCGTTTGCGCTCAGTGCGGCAAGAAAAGAGCGCTATCAGCGCCATCAACGAAACCGACTCAAGGATCTGCCAAACCTGACCTTTCAGCTTGAAGTCTTGCTTTTTGAAGCCGGTATCACTAATGAGGAAACGCTGCGGGCGCTGGGCGCCAGAGCCAGCTGGCTGAAGATGCGGGCGAAAAATAAAGCGCTCAGTATTAAAGTCCTCTTCGCGCTCGAAGGGGCTATTGAAGGGCTGCATGAGGCGGCAC contains:
- the matP gene encoding macrodomain Ter protein MatP, with product MKYQQLENLESGWKWKYLVKKHREGELITCYIEASAAQEAVDILLTLENEPVQVNGWIEKHINPALLNRMKQTIRARRKRHFNAEHQHTRKKSIDLEFVVWQRLAGLAQRRGKTLSETIVQLIEDAEHKEKYANQMSTLKSDLQALLGKK
- the ompA gene encoding porin OmpA, which codes for MKKTAIAIAVALAGFATVAQAAPKDNTWYAGGKLGWSQFHDTGWYNKDLNNDGPTHESQLGAGAFGGYQVNPYVGFEMGYDWLGRMPYKGDTVNGAFKAQGVQLTAKLGYPVTDDLDVYTRLGGMVWRADSSNNQVGSDHDTGVSPVFAGGVEWAMTRDIATRLEYQWVNNIGDGNTVGVRPDNGMLSVGVSYRFGQQEEAAPVVAPAPAPAPEVQTKHFTLKSDVLFNFNKATLKPEGQQALDQLYSQLSNLDPKDGSVVVLGFTDRIGSDAYNQKLSEKRAQSVVDYLISKGIPANKISPRGMGESNPVTGNTCDNVKARAALIDCLAPDRRVEIEVKGIKDVVTQPAA
- the sulA gene encoding SOS-induced cell division inhibitor SulA, which translates into the protein MHTSGYANRAISLSSAAGNVAQNSVERVSTGLISEVVYREDQPLLTQLLLLPLLQQLGQQSRWQLWLTPQQKLSREWVQSAGLPLTKVMQINQLSPCDTVESMIRALRTGNYSVVIGWLPEELTEEEHFRLTEAAEEGSAIGFIMRPVRSDSYRRGQLSGLKIHSNLYH
- a CDS encoding TfoX/Sxy family DNA transformation protein, which encodes MKKISYERIYKSQEYLSPLGEIHHRALFGGYTLAVDDAVFAMVSDGELYLRACEESAKYCVKNASSFLTLMKRGRPVLLNYYRVDDGLWQDRERLLQLSSFALSAARKERYQRHQRNRLKDLPNLTFQLEVLLFEAGITNEETLRALGARASWLKMRAKNKALSIKVLFALEGAIEGLHEAALPAGIRRELTEWFNALPEPQENHSSR